The genomic region ACAATTTCCGTCGCGAACTCGCTCCCGGTGGCGGACTATCAAGCTACCCTCACCCGTGGCTGATGCCCGGCTTCTGGGAATATCCAACCGTCTCGATGGGTCTTGGCCCGATCATGGCGATCTACCAGGCTCGGTTTAACGAATACCTGAACGATCGCGGCATCAAAGACACCAAGGGCCAAAAGGTCTGGGCGTTCTTGGGTGACGGCGAATGCGACGAACCCGAAACACTCGGTGCAATCGGCTTGGCCTCACGCGAAAAGCTGAACAACCTGATCTTCGTGATCAACTGCAACTTGCAACGCTTGGACGGCCCCGTCCGCGGTAACGCGAAGATCATCCAAGAACTGGAATCGATCTTCCACGGCGCTGGCTGGAACGTCATCAAGGTGGTCTGGGGTAGCGAATGGGATGAACTACTCGCCCGCGACACTACTGGCTTGCTAGCCAAACGCATGAACGAAGTCGTCGACGGCCAGTATCAAAAGTACACGTCGATGCCTGGCAGTTACATCCGCGAGCACTTCTTCGGCAAGTACCCCGAGTTGCTCGAACTGGTCAAACACCTGTCCGACGAGAAACTCGAAAAGATCCGCCGCGGTGGCCACGATCCCGAAAAGGTCTACGCCGCTTACAAGCAAGCTCACGAGCTGAACAACGGCAAGCCAACCGTCATCCTGGCGAAAACTGTCAAGGGCTACGGCCTCGGCGAAGCCGGTGAAGGCCGCAACGTGGCTCACAACCAAAAGAAGATGAACGAAGCGGAACTGCTTGAATTCCGCACGCGGTTTGGCATTCCAATCAGCGACGAAAAGGTCGGCGAAGCTCCGTTCTACAAGCCGCCAGCCAACAGCCAAGAAATGAAGTACTTGGCCGAGCGGCGTGCTGCCTTGGGCGGTCCAGTACCAAGTCGTCCGACCGAACACCCCAAGATGGAAATTCCTTCGCTGGATGTGTTCCAAAAGTTCGTCGCCAAACGGACCGACAACAAGGAAGTCAGCACGACCTTCGCCGCCGTGCAAATGCTTGTGGCCATGTGCCGCGACAAAACCATCGGCAAGTTCGTTGTGCCCATCGTGCCTGACGAATCTCGCACATTCGGCATGGAAGGCATGTTCAAGCAGTTCGGCATCTACGCTCACGCAGGCCAACTGTACGAGCCAATGGACTCGGACCAAGTCGCTTTCTACAAGGAAGCACAAGACGGACAAATCCTGGAAGAAGGCATCACCGAATGCGGTTCGATGTCCAGCTTCAATGCCGCCGGCACCGCGTATAGCTGCCATGGCGTGAACATGATTCCGTTCTACATCTACTACAGCATGTTCGGCTTCCAACGAATCGGCGATTCGATCTGGGCCGCCGCTGACATGCGAGCCAAGGGCTTCCTGGTTGGTGGTACCGCCGGACGCACCACGCTGAACGGTGAAGGCCTGCAGCACCAAGATGGACACAGCCTGCTCAATGCAATCGCGTTCCCAACCGTTCGTGCTTACGACCCAGCATTCGCTTACGAAGTCACTGTGATCGTTCACGAAGGCCTGCAACGAATGTATGCCGACGGCGAAGAGTGCCTGTACTACATCACGGCCGAGAACGACCCTTACGTTCAGCCCGAGATTCCTGAAGGATGCGAAGAAGGCATCATCAAGGGCATGTACAAGTTCAAGAGCCGTGAAGTGAAGGGAGCCAAGGCTCGCGTTCAACTGTTCGGCAGCGGTGCGATCCTGAACAGTGCTTTGAAGGCTCAAGAAATCTTGGCCGAGAAGTACAACATCGCTTCGGACGTTTGGTCGGTGACCAGCTACACGCTGTTGCGTCGCGAGGCCCATTCGGTCGAGCGTTGGAATCGCCTGCACCCTACCGAGACACCTCGCAAGAGCTACCTCGAAGAAGTGCTGGAAGGCGTCGAAGGCCCATTCATCTCGGCCAGCGATTACGTGCGAGCACTCGGCGAGCAACTCACCCCGTGGATCCCTGGCGATTATTACGTCTTGGGCACCGACGGCATGGGACGCAGCGAAACGCGTGAAGCACTTCGCCGTCACTTCGAAGTCGATGGCGAATCGATCACCATCGCTGCCCTCGGCCGCCTTGCTAAAGCAGGCGTCTTCGAGCCCAAAGATGTCGCTGCGGCGATCAAGGACCTCGATTACGACGCCGACAAGATCGACCCGTATTTCGCATAGCGGCGATGCCGCAAGATGTCAGACTCCCGACGACAGATGTCAGCGACGCCGCTGTTACCTGTTCGTCGGGCCGGCATCTGATCACTGTCATCTGACATCAATTCCTGAAAGCAACTCTCATGCAAGTCAAACTCCCTGAACTCGGCGATGGCATCGAATCTGGCGATGTCCTTGAAATTTTTGTAGCCGTTGGCGACGTCGTCACCGCAGGTCAAGACATCGTTGAAATGGAAACGGACAAGGCAACCGTGCCCGTCCCGACCAATGTCGCCGGCAAGGTGACTGCGATTTCAGTCAACGAAGGCGATACAGTTGCCATCGGTGGCGTGCTCATCGAAGTCGAAGCGGAAGCTGGCGCGGAAACCGCTGCACCTGCTCCGGCCGCACCCGAACCTGCCGCCCCAGCGCCCGAGACGCCAGCGCCGGCCGCACCAGAACCACCCGCCGCCAAGGCACCGGAGCCCGCGCCGACCCCGGCACCTGCCGCTCCAGCCCCAGCAGCCCCGACACCGCCGCCCGCATCTGCACCGGCCGCCGAGGCCGCTGCACCTGTCTCGGGTGAATCCATTCCAGCTGGTCCCGCCATCCGCCGTTTCGCTCGCGAAACAGGCGTCAACTTGGCAAACGTTCCTGGCACCGGACCGGGTGGACGGATCACCCGCGACGATGTGCTGGCCGTTGTTCGTACCGTCAGCCAAGCGAAGGCGGCCGCACCAGCGAAAACGGCTTCCGCTCGACCGGCTGCTAACCCGGACTTGCCAGGCACCGCCGACCAAGATGAATACGGCCCGATCCGCGTAGAGCGAATGAGCAAGATCCGTAAAACGATCTCCGCTCAAATGCACCGCTCGTGGTCCAACGTGCCTCGCGTGACCAACTTCGACGATGCCGACATCTCCGACCTCGAGCGACTTCGCCAAAGCAGCAAGGAAGATTACGCTGCCCAAGGCTTGAAGCTGACCACGATGCCGTTCTTGATCAAGGCGGTTGCCACCGCGCTGCGTCACCATCCATCCATGAACGCGGTCATCGATTCCGAAAATGAACAAGTGATCTACAAGGATTACGTCAACATCGGAATTGCGGTCGACACGGACCGTGGCCTGGTCGTGCCAGTCTTGCCCGACGCCGATCGCATGGGCATTCCAGACATCGCACGAGCATTGGCTGAAACAGCCGGAAAAGTTCGCGGCGGTCAATTCGGCATGAACGATCTGAAGGGCGGCACCTTCACGATCAGTAACCTGGGCGCGATCGGTGGTCAATACAGCACCCCAATCGTGAACATCCCTGAAGTCGCAATTCTGTTGGTGGGACGCTCGCGTAAGCTGCCTGTTGTCATGCCCGACGATTCGATTCAGCCACGTCTGATGATGCCTTTGAGCTTGTCGTACGACCACCGGCTTGTCGACGGCGGGACCGCAGCACGGTTCTTGAACGACGTCATTGGTTTCCTACAAGCTCCCAGCCGCTTGCTGCTAGCACTCTAAGGCCAAAGACTTAATGGAGCCTGTTTCCGCACAGGCACCTAACCAGGACCATCATTCTCACACGGCGCACGTCTTTGACGTTGCGTCGTTTTCGTTTATCTGTCGAAGGCTGTCTGGCGAACGAAATCGCTAGACGCCGCTTGAGCCCTCCATTGCAGGATGTAAACCAATTCCATGGACGGTCACTCGACGGTGGACAATCCACCAACCCGCAGCCCTCAGGCCGACAACGCACCCGCCGAAAACCCAAGAACCGACGCGCCACGAACCCTGGTTGGAATCTGCACTTACAACGAAGCAGGGAACATCCGCGAAATGCTCGCTCGTGTCGCGGCCGCATTGCCCGATGCTGACATCTTAGTGGTTGACGATGGTTCGCCCGACGGCACCGCCGAGTTAGTCAGGCAGTTTGCGGCTCAGCATTCGGCCCCCGGAAACGTGAACTGTCACGTACGAAAAGATCGCGGCCTCGGTGGCGCGATCCGAGCGGCGATGCAAACAGCGATCACCGAACGCTACCAACTGTTCTGCAACCTTGACGCGGACCTTTCACACGACCCAGCGGATTTACCGCGATTGGTCCAGGCGGTACTCGAATCCGATGTGGATGTCGCGGTCGGGTCACGCTACGTGCCGGGTGGACAAATCCACGGTTGGCCGACCCGCCGTAAATGGATGAGTCGCTTCATCAATTCACTGGCAAAACGCAAAGCGAACCTTCCCGTCAACGATGCCAGTGGCTCGTTCCGGTGCTACCGCGTCGCCTGCCTAGAACGCCTGGATTGGCAAGCGGAGTGGTCCAACGGCTATTCGTTCATCCAGCAAATTCTGCTTCGGCTCAAGAAGCTCGGCGCCACCTTCACGGAAGTTCCCATCACGTTTACTGAACGCGTTCAAGGCAACAGCAAGCTGGACCTTCGCGAAGCCGTTCGCTCAGGCTGGACCGTGCTTCGGCTCAGCTAGCATCTCCACCAAAACCAACCTCCTAGCTGGGCTCGCCAGAGCTCAGGCAGAACCGCATCGCCCCCGAAGCCTGGATATCCCGAAGCCTGGCTAAACCGGCTACCACAGAACCAGGAAGCCCAATCGCGGCAATTCGATCGCTTCCACCGTTTCCGGTCGTTGTTGTTTCCATCGGGTCGACGAAACGCGGCCGGGCGGCGATAACTACGCATCGCCGCACATGGAAATCGGATCCCGAATCCAAAAACCTCGCGGAATCCCCCGCCTCAATCGCACTAACCCCAAGAAACTTTGATGGAAGCCGGAATCGTTGGCTTGCCGAACGTTGGCAAAAGCACATTGTTTAACGCTCTGACATGCAGCGTTGCCGCCCAAAGTGCCAACTACCCGTTTTGCACAATTGAGCCGAACGAGGGGATCGTCAGCGTGCCTGATCCTCGTTTGTCTCGGATCACGAAGTACATCGTTCCGCAGAAGATCATTCCGGCGGCGTTGAAACTGGTCGATATTGCTGGGATTGTGAAGGGAGCTGCTGAGGGCGAAGGCCTGGGCAACAAGTTCCTGTCGCACATCCGCCAAGTCGACGCGATCATGCAGGTCGTCCGCTGCTTCGAAGATCCCGACGTGACCCACGTCGCGGGCAACGTCGATCCGATCGCCGATATCGACACGATCGAAACCGAACTCGTCCTCGCGGACATGCAAACACTGGAAAACGCGTTACCGAAAGCCCAGCGATCGGCCCGCGGTGGTGACAAAGAAGCGATTTTGCGAGTAGCGGCGATCGAGAAGTGCAACGCACACTTGGAATCGGAGCAACCACTTCGCACGCTTGTTCTTCCCGAAACGGAAGCACTGGCGATTTCCAGTTACGGTCTAATGACAGCCAAGCCGATTTTGTACGTCGCCAACGTGGATGAGACCGACCTGGAAGGCAAGCACGAACTGGTCGACCGCGTCCGCGAACACGCAGCTAAAACGGGAGCCGGAGTGGCCTGTGTTTGTGCGAAACTCGAAGCCGAGATCGCGGAACTTGACGAAGAAGACCGAGCTGAGATGCTTTCGGATGTTGGCCTCGAAGAACCGTCTCTCAACGTCATCGCCCGGGAAACCTACAAGACACTGGGCCTACAAAGCTTCTTCACCGCTGGAGAAACCGAAGTTCGCGCCTGGCCCGTTCCGGTCGGTGCAACCGGACCCCAAGCCGCCGGCGTGATCCACAGCGACTTTGAACGCGGTTTTATCCGAGCGGAAATCTATCAAGTTGACGACCTGGAACAGTACAAGTCTGAAAAGGAAATTCGAGCCGCCGGAAAACTGCGAATCGAAGGGAAGGCGTACGTCATGCAAGACGGCGACATTTGCCACTTCCTGTTTAACGTCTAAGCCGTAGGACTGCGTGAACGAAATACACGTGATCCCAGGTCAAAATCCTTCCACTGAGGTTTGCATGAACAAAATGATGATCCCTATCCTGTTCGCCATTCTCACCGCCATTTTTTGGGGGTGCTACGGCCCGACGATTGGAAACGCCCAAACGCCTCGCGTGAACGGCAAGCCACTTCTACCGCCCGAAGGCTGGACATCGTTCAAGCCTTATGTCTTCATCGGCATCGCCTACCTCGTGATCGCGATCGCTGGCGGATTGGTCATGATGAAAGTCAAAGGCGACAGCTTCTCGTTCACCGGCGATCACTTCCCAACCATGAAATGGGGATTCCTTGCCGGAACGCTGGGCGCTTTCGGAGCCCTTTGCCTAACGACCGCCATGATGACCAGTCGCGGCAACGCCTTGCTGGTCATGCCCATCGTGTTCGGCGGGGCCGTATCAGTGACGGCCTTGGTTTCTGTCTTGCGACTTCATGAAGCCACCACGGTTTCACCGATGCTATGGATTGGCATGCTACTGACCGTCGTGGGAGTCGTCGTCACCGCGATGAACACACCGCACGGCCACGCCGCAGTCAAAAAACCGGTAGAGGCCGTCGCTTCGGCACCAGCCGATCTGGACCCGGCAGCGATCCCGCCGTCCCAGGACTCCTAGAGTTCGAAGACAGGCAAGAAACCAGGTTCCGGCCGCAGTGGAATTCGACAGAATCCACTGCAATCAATCGGCCTCACGAATCCCAGCGAATCAACTTCACCCTCCCACTGGGAGGCCGGCGTAAAGAGAAGAGGGCCAAGCCTGGCTCTGCCATCGAATCCCTTCCCGGCGTGAAAGCCGCTTGCGATGCCGGTATGACGAAGGCAACGCCCCCAACTCATCAGTTCAGGTTGAAGCACAGCAATGGCCCCGTCTGATCCTATTGAGCCTGCTCTCGATCCCATGGAACGTATCCGCGGGATTGACTGCGAACTCACCCACGTCTGGATGGTCCGCACGTTTCTCAAACACTGCGACGAAGCCGAAGAAGACGACGACCTACGCGAAGTCGTCAGAGACCTTTACGACTTCATTTTGGCAGTAGGCCCCGTCGATGCCGTCGACGATCCAGCGACCTACTTAAAGATGGCCAAGAAGAAACTGCGCCGCCTTCGCGGTGCAACGGAACTCTACGAAGCCATCCAACCCGAGGTCAGCGGCCACACCAACTTCATCATGGCCGCCCGATCACTGCGACTGGCCGTCAACAAAATCGAGCAACTCGTCACATCGTAGCGTTTGACCTGGCCTGAATACGCATTCGTGAGTCATGCACTCGCAGTCCAATGCCCCAGGCAACATAACGACCGGCCAAATCACTGCCTGCGACGCCTTTGCAGGCGTGCGTGATGAGGCACCGAACCGATAGCAAGCTGTCTTAAAACCAGTCTCAGCCTATGCCTCGGCGAGACCTGCCAAGGTGCGGTCGATTCGGGCCAGGGTTCGTTCTTTGCCCAGGACGTTCAGCGTTTCGAACATGCCAAAGCCTCCCGCTGCACCAGTGGTGGCGACTCGCAGGGCGTGGATGATGTCACCGATTCCAATCGATTCGTTTTCACAGAACTGCTTGACTTCGACTTCAATCGCTTCGGTGCCGAAGTCGGTCACGCCTTCCAAATGCGTGCGTAGCTTGCCCAGCAACTCACCCGCTCGCTCCGGCTTCACCAAGCGCTTTTGGTACGCCTTCTGGTTAACGTCGTAATCGTCGATGAAGCAGTAATCGAAGTCGATGATATCGCCGCCCATCTTCAGCCGATCGCCGGCCGCTGCCACCACGGCACCCAACTGCTGCTCGGACGCTGCGTCCCCCTCGGTGAACCATCCTGCGGCCGCCGCGAATGGCTTCACTCGTTCGGTTCGCTCTTCGTCACTCAGGGCCGCGAAGGCATCGCCTTGGAACGACGACAACTTCGCCGGATCAAACGAAGCGGGAGCCTTATTGACTCGCTCCAGCTTGAAGAGTTCGATCATTTCATCCCGCGTGAACTTTTCGCGTTCTCCGTCGAGGGACCAGCCCAATAACATCAAATAGTTCAACAGGGCATCAGGCAAGAATCCGATCTCTCGATAGAAATCGACCAACACTGGATTGAACGTGTCGGCATCGGTTTGCATCTTGCATCGCTCGGCGATCGCTTGACCGCGTGCCATCAGGTTGGCGAAGTCGCGATTCTTCAAATACTTATCAAGCTTCCGCTTGCTTAGCTTTGCTGTGCCACCCGGTTCGGCAACGTAGGGCAAGTGAGCGTAAGTCGGCAACGGATAACCGAGCGACTCAGCGATGAAGATTTGGCGAGGCGTGTTGGGCAGGTGCTCCGCCGCACGCACAACATGGGTGATTTCGAAAGCATGATCGTCCACAACGCTGGCCAAGTGATACAGCGGGCTACCATCGGCACGAGCGATGACATGATCCGGCTCGCCGGCCCAATCGACGGTCACTTCGCCTCGAATCAGGTCATTCATCACGCACTGGCCCTCGCGTGGCATCTTCAGCCGCACGATGCCTTCGCGGCCTTCCGCTTCGAAGCGAGCAACGTCAGCATCCGATTCGGCCATCCAGCGACGATCGTAAACAAAGTTACCGCCTTCTTCGCGAGCCGCGTCGCGAAGAACCTGCAACTCTTCTGGCTTGGCAAAATCCTTGTACGCGTGGCCTGACTCCAGCAACTTCGCAATTGCTTCGCGGTACAGATCGCCTCTTTCGGATTGAAAATACGGTCCGTGCGGGCCGCCCACCTCTGGCCCCTCGTCCCAGTCCATCCCGAGCCAGCGGAATCCGGCCAGGATGGGCTCGAGAGCGGCTTCGACGTTACGCCCAGCGTCGGTGTCGTCGATACGAAGCACAAATTGGCCACCGGTTTGCTTAGCCAGCAACCAGTTGAACAAAGCGGTACGGACGCCGCCGATATGCAGGTATCCGGTCGGGCTGGGCGCGAAACGAGTGCGAATCATGGTCAATATTGCTAAGGGATTTCGTAGACAGGCGAACTCCCCCCAAGCCACTGCGACATTTCAGGGCCTGGCTGGAAGATTCCGCTAACTGGAAGATTCCGCTAAGGATGAACGCGACAACCGGAATCGGCTAGCCCACAGCCCGCCGACTGGCCATTTTTGACGTTGTTGCGAGTCCAGCCCCACGCGTAGACTACAAATTGATGTCGCTCGGTCACGAAGGAAATCGCCGTGTTTTAGGCGGCCGACTCGACCGAACTGGACAATTCACACTCGCAAAGGCACACGGATGTACCGACTGCTGCTCTGTTTTCGCTATCTTCGCACCCGCTATATCGCGTTGGCGTCGATCATTAGCGTGACCCTCGGCGTCGCAACGCTGATCGTCGTTAACAGCGTTATGGCTGGCTTTTCGGCCGAAATGCACGAGCGTTTGCACGGTCTGGCATCCGATATTTTGATCGAGTGCCACGCCAGCGGCGGAATGCCCGACCCCGAAGGCCACCTCAAAGAAATCGAAAGAATCGTCGGTGACGATCTAGTCGGATCTTCCTGCAGCGTGCACGTCCCCAGCATGCTCGGCATCGACTTCAACGGACAATTGATCACCCGGCACGTCAACCTGGTCGGCATCGACGCCAAAACCTACGACACAGTCAGCCACTTTGGTCGCTACCTGATTCACCCCGATAACCAAGAACAGGTGTCGTTCGACCTTCGTGAAAACGGCTTCAGCGACGAGCGAGAAAACTTCCCCGCGTCAGGCTGGCAGTATCGCAAAGCTCGTCTGGCTTATGAAAAAGC from Neorhodopirellula lusitana harbors:
- a CDS encoding polyprenol monophosphomannose synthase gives rise to the protein MDGHSTVDNPPTRSPQADNAPAENPRTDAPRTLVGICTYNEAGNIREMLARVAAALPDADILVVDDGSPDGTAELVRQFAAQHSAPGNVNCHVRKDRGLGGAIRAAMQTAITERYQLFCNLDADLSHDPADLPRLVQAVLESDVDVAVGSRYVPGGQIHGWPTRRKWMSRFINSLAKRKANLPVNDASGSFRCYRVACLERLDWQAEWSNGYSFIQQILLRLKKLGATFTEVPITFTERVQGNSKLDLREAVRSGWTVLRLS
- the aceE gene encoding pyruvate dehydrogenase (acetyl-transferring), homodimeric type encodes the protein MSDSKTVAQAEISQNLGELKQFVDVDIDAAETQEWLSSLEYVLQSKGPERVKFLLDQLRDRAAEEGVPLSSDTSTPYINTISPKDQPAYPGNRELERRIKSIIRWNAMAMVVRANKRPGGVGGHISTFASSATLYEVAFNHFFQGRGEDGYSGDSIYFQGHASPGMYSRAYLEGRLTDENLDNFRRELAPGGGLSSYPHPWLMPGFWEYPTVSMGLGPIMAIYQARFNEYLNDRGIKDTKGQKVWAFLGDGECDEPETLGAIGLASREKLNNLIFVINCNLQRLDGPVRGNAKIIQELESIFHGAGWNVIKVVWGSEWDELLARDTTGLLAKRMNEVVDGQYQKYTSMPGSYIREHFFGKYPELLELVKHLSDEKLEKIRRGGHDPEKVYAAYKQAHELNNGKPTVILAKTVKGYGLGEAGEGRNVAHNQKKMNEAELLEFRTRFGIPISDEKVGEAPFYKPPANSQEMKYLAERRAALGGPVPSRPTEHPKMEIPSLDVFQKFVAKRTDNKEVSTTFAAVQMLVAMCRDKTIGKFVVPIVPDESRTFGMEGMFKQFGIYAHAGQLYEPMDSDQVAFYKEAQDGQILEEGITECGSMSSFNAAGTAYSCHGVNMIPFYIYYSMFGFQRIGDSIWAAADMRAKGFLVGGTAGRTTLNGEGLQHQDGHSLLNAIAFPTVRAYDPAFAYEVTVIVHEGLQRMYADGEECLYYITAENDPYVQPEIPEGCEEGIIKGMYKFKSREVKGAKARVQLFGSGAILNSALKAQEILAEKYNIASDVWSVTSYTLLRREAHSVERWNRLHPTETPRKSYLEEVLEGVEGPFISASDYVRALGEQLTPWIPGDYYVLGTDGMGRSETREALRRHFEVDGESITIAALGRLAKAGVFEPKDVAAAIKDLDYDADKIDPYFA
- a CDS encoding 2-oxo acid dehydrogenase subunit E2, yielding MQVKLPELGDGIESGDVLEIFVAVGDVVTAGQDIVEMETDKATVPVPTNVAGKVTAISVNEGDTVAIGGVLIEVEAEAGAETAAPAPAAPEPAAPAPETPAPAAPEPPAAKAPEPAPTPAPAAPAPAAPTPPPASAPAAEAAAPVSGESIPAGPAIRRFARETGVNLANVPGTGPGGRITRDDVLAVVRTVSQAKAAAPAKTASARPAANPDLPGTADQDEYGPIRVERMSKIRKTISAQMHRSWSNVPRVTNFDDADISDLERLRQSSKEDYAAQGLKLTTMPFLIKAVATALRHHPSMNAVIDSENEQVIYKDYVNIGIAVDTDRGLVVPVLPDADRMGIPDIARALAETAGKVRGGQFGMNDLKGGTFTISNLGAIGGQYSTPIVNIPEVAILLVGRSRKLPVVMPDDSIQPRLMMPLSLSYDHRLVDGGTAARFLNDVIGFLQAPSRLLLAL
- the gltX gene encoding glutamate--tRNA ligase, which gives rise to MIRTRFAPSPTGYLHIGGVRTALFNWLLAKQTGGQFVLRIDDTDAGRNVEAALEPILAGFRWLGMDWDEGPEVGGPHGPYFQSERGDLYREAIAKLLESGHAYKDFAKPEELQVLRDAAREEGGNFVYDRRWMAESDADVARFEAEGREGIVRLKMPREGQCVMNDLIRGEVTVDWAGEPDHVIARADGSPLYHLASVVDDHAFEITHVVRAAEHLPNTPRQIFIAESLGYPLPTYAHLPYVAEPGGTAKLSKRKLDKYLKNRDFANLMARGQAIAERCKMQTDADTFNPVLVDFYREIGFLPDALLNYLMLLGWSLDGEREKFTRDEMIELFKLERVNKAPASFDPAKLSSFQGDAFAALSDEERTERVKPFAAAAGWFTEGDAASEQQLGAVVAAAGDRLKMGGDIIDFDYCFIDDYDVNQKAYQKRLVKPERAGELLGKLRTHLEGVTDFGTEAIEVEVKQFCENESIGIGDIIHALRVATTGAAGGFGMFETLNVLGKERTLARIDRTLAGLAEA
- a CDS encoding amidohydrolase, with amino-acid sequence MAPSDPIEPALDPMERIRGIDCELTHVWMVRTFLKHCDEAEEDDDLREVVRDLYDFILAVGPVDAVDDPATYLKMAKKKLRRLRGATELYEAIQPEVSGHTNFIMAARSLRLAVNKIEQLVTS
- the ychF gene encoding redox-regulated ATPase YchF gives rise to the protein MEAGIVGLPNVGKSTLFNALTCSVAAQSANYPFCTIEPNEGIVSVPDPRLSRITKYIVPQKIIPAALKLVDIAGIVKGAAEGEGLGNKFLSHIRQVDAIMQVVRCFEDPDVTHVAGNVDPIADIDTIETELVLADMQTLENALPKAQRSARGGDKEAILRVAAIEKCNAHLESEQPLRTLVLPETEALAISSYGLMTAKPILYVANVDETDLEGKHELVDRVREHAAKTGAGVACVCAKLEAEIAELDEEDRAEMLSDVGLEEPSLNVIARETYKTLGLQSFFTAGETEVRAWPVPVGATGPQAAGVIHSDFERGFIRAEIYQVDDLEQYKSEKEIRAAGKLRIEGKAYVMQDGDICHFLFNV